The sequence below is a genomic window from Pleurocapsa sp. PCC 7327.
GAACTAATTGAGCGCCAATCCAACCAGAAGAAAAGGAGCAAGTTTCGCGAGAACCAATCATTTGCAAAAAGCGATCGCAAACTTTTTTTAACGGTTCGGCCGCTTCGATTTCCAACACCTCGCTTGATTGTCCGACAGGAATAAACCCTTCTCCTTGCTTTTGAAAATGGCCATGCTGAAGCATTAGCGGTGCTTGTAAGTTCATCTCGTCAAAAATCAAACTTCCCTGCGTTCCCACCAAACAGAGTCGTCGCTGTTTGTCGGGATTCAACCAACACAAATGAAGAATGGCTTGAAACCCGTTGGGATAAATCAGCGTTGCCCAAACTAAATCTGGCAAACCCTCTTGCAACCAAACGCTTCCCCTAGCCTGTACCTGCGTAGGAATTTGCCCCAACCAATCATTAAAAATAGCAATATCGTGAATTGCTAAGTCCCACAAAGCATCCACATCTTGACGGACTGGTCCTAAATGGGTACGATTGGCATAACCATAGCGCAACTCTCCTAACTGTTGCGATCGCGCTACCTGCCGACCTCGTTCCACGGCAGGATGAAATAAATAGGTATGATCGACTAATAACTGTCGCTGTTGTTGTTGAGCAAGGCGCGTCAGTTCTAAGCATTCACTCGGATCGAGGGTAAGGGGTTTTTCCGCCAAAACATGATAGCCAAGCCGTAACGCATCGGCAATGAGTGGATAATGAGTCGAAGCAGGCGTAGCCACGACTACTGCATTGATGCCTTTTAGCTGTCGTACCGCTTCCCAATCTTTGGCGAGAACTACTTTCGTCTCGTCGAGATGAAATTTCTCGCGACATTCTGCTAATCTTTGAGCAGAGCGATCGACAATGGCAAGAACTTCGGCTTGAGGATGGTGGAAAAAATTTCGCACCCAATGGACACCCCAACGTCCGACTCCTAAAATAGCAATTCCAGTTTTCATCAACAAAATTGTAAATCTATTGGAGCGATCGCCTCTACAGAATTTGGTTATCGTTAGGGGTCGCCTCTACAATGAGTTAATAATAAGGGAATATTGCTCGTAAAAACATGGATACCAAAGCCTTTAAGCGCTCGCTGCAACAGTCTGAAAACTACCACCGTAAGGGATTCGGTCGCGAAGCCGAAGTCATGGGGGTTTTGAATACCGAATATCAAAGCAATCTGATTCAAGAAATCCGCCACAATAACTATCGGCTGCAACGGGGAGAAGTTACGATTCGACTGGCGGAAGCATTCGGTTTTTGTTGGGGAGTCGAACGCGCAGTCGCAATGGCGTATGAAACCCGTCAGCACTTCCCCACCGAACGGATTTGGATTACCAATGAAATCATTCATAACCCGTCAGTGAATCAGCGTTTGCAGGAGATGGAAGTAGGATTTATTTCTGTTGTAGACGGCAAAAAAGATTTTTCCGCTGTCGAGAGCGGCGATGTCGTGATTTTACCCGCCTTCGGTGCCAGCGTCGCGGAAATGCAACTGCTCAACGACAAAGGTTGCACGATTGTGGATACGACTTGTCCTTGGGTATCTAAAGTATGGAATTCGGTCGAAAAGCATAAAAAACGCGATTATACTTCCATTATCCACGGCAAATACAATCATGAAGAAACGATCGCGACCAGTTCTTTTGCAGGAACCTATTTAGTCGTCCTTAACTTAGAACAGGCAAATTACGTCTGCGACTATATTCTCAACGGCGGCAATAGAGAAGAATTTCTGACGAAATTTAAGAATGCCTATTCAGAAGGCTTCGATCCCGACAGGGATTTGGAACAAATTGGCATTGCCAACCAAACTACCATGCTCAAAAGCGAAACCGAACAAATCGGCAAGCTTTTTGAGCGAACCATGCTTAAGAAATATGGTCCCACGGAGTTAGATCGGCATTTTATGAGCTTCAATACTATCTGCGATGCCACTCAAGAACGTCAGGATGCAATGTTTAACCTCGTCGAAGAAAATTTAACTTTGATGTTGGTCATCGGCGGCTACAACTCGTCTAACACGACTCACCTGCAAGAAATCGCGATCGAGCGCGGCATTCCTTCTTATCATATCGACAGTGCGGCTCGTATTGGTCCAGGCAATCGCATCGAACACAAACCACTAGGTAAGGATTTAGAAGTGACAGAAAATTGGCTGCCCGATGGTTCAATCGTTGTTGGAGTCACTTCTGGTGCCTCTACCCCAGATAAGATCGTAGAAGAGGCGATCGAGAAAATATTTGAATTGAAGGGATTGGTAGCGATCGCTTAATTTTTGATAAATTTTGAGAAGAGTTAAACCCGAAAGCTTGTCCTAAGCTAAACCAGTAGGTACAAGCTTTCTCTTTTTTATATAGATTAATTTAATTCTGAAATTTCTAAATTTTTTTGGTAAAACTTTTTTGAGAACATTAACATATTATTTCTCTGCAATCGATAGACGCTCGCACTAGGTTTCCTTGGCTTTTACGACAATAGTTATCGCGTTCCTCAGTTGGATGGAGTATAGCAAAAGGAGGATAACACTTTTGTCTTCTCCCTTAAAACTAGGGATTTTATCTTCCATTACTATGAAAATTGCTGTAATTCAAATAATCCTTAAGATAGATGTATTTATATAGATTAATCTTGGAATATTAATTATAAAGTTCACAATAATTTTATAAAAAGGAGCAAAGTTTTAGTCATGACAGAATATGGCGTACCTCCAACACCTCGTACTCGCGATGTTTTGCCGATAGTAGGTATTATCTTGGCTTTGGGCATTATCGTAGCGCTGCTGACCCAACTATAAAAGAAAAGACTATCAGAAAGAAAATAAGGTAGGCATTACCACCTTTCTTATCAATTCGGAATTAGCCCTCGTTATCGGGCTGCTGTCTGGTAACGAGAGTTAAGGCGAATTGGTATTGCCCATATTTTCTGTAAACTCGCGGGTGACTTCATCTAGGTCTTGTTGTAGTTTTTCAAGCGTTACGTCTCGACGATTTTCTAGCTCGCCCACAACGCGATCGCGCCAATCTTGGATGTTTTCGTGCCTTGTTCGCAGCTTTTGCTTAACGTATTGGCTATACTTTCTGCGCGGGTCGTCGGGCGATAAACGTCCTAGAGTTAGACTAATAGCTGTAGATTCGCGACCCAAATTTATACTGACGCAGGTAGAAAACTTGCCAATTGCGATGCTCATTATTGTAGATACTCTACCTTGGTCGATCCTGTTTGTTGTCTGGTATCTAGAAAATTCGATCGTTTCTTGAAGGCGGTTTCTAAATACATCTTGCAAATCAGCCGCATTTCGAGCCGAGAAAAATTTGCCGCCGCCTGCTTCGGCAACCGCTTTCAACTGCCGTTGCGCTTCGTTGTTTACGTCAAATCCTATTACGTTAACGATGACTTTAGCGTTGGAGGCGTGTAATTTCTTGGCGGCTGCCACTGGATCGCCATCGCAAGTTTCGATGCCGTCTGAAACGAGATAGACGACATTCTGATGGTCGGCACCGTCGTAAGCCGATAGATTTTGCTGTAAGCGCTCCAATGTGGCTGCTAGCGGCGTATAACCCGTCGGTTGAAAAGATTTGACCGACTCGGTAAACTGCGGTTTATCGAGTTGCGCCAAAGGATAAATATTTTCTATCCCCGCACAAGAGGCAGCTTTATCTGCTGCTGAGTTAGAGCCTTTGTGACCGAATACGGTCAAGCCTACTTTAGCTGCTTTGGGCAACCCGCTAACAAACTGAGCGATCGCGCTTTTGGCGATATCGATCTTTTGACCGCCGCTGACGCTTTCAGCCATCGAACCGGACGAATCAAGGGCAACTAGCACATTGAGTTGCTTGGGCGACGGCGGGGCAGACTCCCCAAAGCCATCGGGTTTCTCGGCTTCTCGCAATTCAATTTCAACGGGTTGGAGACATTCGTGATAATTTTCTCCATGTTGAGCTAGCAATTCCTGATAGAAAGCTTCGGCTTCATCCTCAGCTAACTCAGGCGATCGCTCTGGAGTCAATGACTCGGCAGTTGGTTCGATAGTGACGCTGGGTTGGCTTACCTCTTCTTCGGTGTTATTAGAGTTGCAGCCTCCCAAGGCAGTCAACAAAAAGACCGAGATTAGTAGCGAAAGTACGCGCATTCGACCAGCTATCATACCTTTTTTTTCTTTCCGGTTTTTGAGTATTTTACCCGATGGGGTGACTAAATAATTCGTAATTCGTCGCTGCTCGGAGGCGGGAGCTACGTGCGCGGCGGAGAGTAATTCGTAATTGAAGGGGTACGAGCAAGCACGAGCTTGTAATTACGAATTGCCGCAAAGCGGCTTGACAACCGAGCTAGAGAGTTGGCTGGATAAAGCGATCGCGTCACAAGTCGGTATGAGTCAGTATCATTTGGCGCGTTTATTGTTCTAAACGTTTAGTATTGACTAAACAATTAAAATGATTTAATCTAGATTGAGAAGCTCAATTTTTCTTGTCGTGACTAAAATCAGGCGAGATAGGAGATACTATGCTAGTAATGCTGGTCAATGCCAATCCAGCTAAAACTGCGATCGCAATTAAGTTTTTAAGATGGAATTAAGGATTTATTATTCCGCCTGGGTTTGATGCAAGCTATATTACTGAGAGCTAGTTTTGGACGAAGAGCAACGTCAGTTTGAGATTAAACGACTCATTGAGGAATCGGGTCTTTTATTTGAGATGGAGGGATTGCCTCGCATGGCGGGGCAGATTATTGGTCACTTGCTCTTTTCTCGATCGCCTCTAGTTTCCAGTGCAGAACTAGCAGAAGCGCTTCAGGTTACTAAGGGTGTCATTAGTACAACAAGTCGCCTTCTCATTCAGGTAGAACTGATCGAACGAGTTAAATTAATGGGCGATCGCCGCGATTATTTCCGGCTAAAAAAACGTCCCTGGTTCCACTCGTTTAAGCAAGAGTTATATCTAATCTCAGCTTACCGTCAGATGGCTCAGCGGGGGTTGCAGGCGATCGAAGACTACGAAAGCGAACGCAAGGAAGCACTCCAAGAAATGTTTGAGTTATATTCCTTCTTAGAACGAGAATTTCCGGCTTTAATTGACCGATGGGAGCAAGAATGGGCAACCAAACAAAGTAAAAATTCTCAAAAGAAATAGTTGCCCTGAATTATTGCATCAATTTTTTTAACTTTAGTGTTTAGATGTTTATAAACAATTAAAACTAAAAAAACTCCAAGAACGGTACTGAGGTTATTGCTATGAAATCGCTCATTTTCAGTAGTTTATCGGTTTTGATGTTGTCTTTTGCGATCGCTGCTAGTACCAACGCACAATCTGAACCAGTAACCCCTTTTAACTTTTGGGGGGTTCGGGGGGCAATAAGTCCCGCGCTGTACTCGAAGAGTCAGCGTCGGGATACATGGACACCCCGCGCCCGACGATGGGGTTCGATCCCCTGAGGCGGGCAAATCTACGTCATGTATCTTCATAGAATCTTTACACAGTAAGGGCTTGAGTTGACGGATAATATAAATAGCTCAGAAATCAACCGAGCCTTGGCGAAATACACGAGTGAACCAGCCGTTCGTGTTGGCGTATCCAACCTGTCTGTGAACATAAATCGGAGTAGCTAAGGAATCTGAGTCAACCAATAAAGAGTACCCAAGGACTTTGGGGAATCGAAAATGCCTATGCAGTCGAGGACGCGGATGCGCCACCTGCGGGCGCATCATCTGAGCGTCCGTCGGTCTGTCGGGGAATAAGTCATAAGGCTGTTCTAGATAAGAGACGAAATGCCAGCAATGGAAGTAACTAGGAATGCCCTATTGTGAGGTAGGGAAGCCGTCGCTATACTCGAAGAGTTAGCGCACGGAGGATGTCACTCTGGCT
It includes:
- a CDS encoding Gfo/Idh/MocA family protein — translated: MKTGIAILGVGRWGVHWVRNFFHHPQAEVLAIVDRSAQRLAECREKFHLDETKVVLAKDWEAVRQLKGINAVVVATPASTHYPLIADALRLGYHVLAEKPLTLDPSECLELTRLAQQQQRQLLVDHTYLFHPAVERGRQVARSQQLGELRYGYANRTHLGPVRQDVDALWDLAIHDIAIFNDWLGQIPTQVQARGSVWLQEGLPDLVWATLIYPNGFQAILHLCWLNPDKQRRLCLVGTQGSLIFDEMNLQAPLMLQHGHFQKQGEGFIPVGQSSEVLEIEAAEPLKKVCDRFLQMIGSRETCSFSSGWIGAQLVQILSCLSLSLQRRGEIISVPQLHQSANGE
- a CDS encoding 4-hydroxy-3-methylbut-2-enyl diphosphate reductase → MDTKAFKRSLQQSENYHRKGFGREAEVMGVLNTEYQSNLIQEIRHNNYRLQRGEVTIRLAEAFGFCWGVERAVAMAYETRQHFPTERIWITNEIIHNPSVNQRLQEMEVGFISVVDGKKDFSAVESGDVVILPAFGASVAEMQLLNDKGCTIVDTTCPWVSKVWNSVEKHKKRDYTSIIHGKYNHEETIATSSFAGTYLVVLNLEQANYVCDYILNGGNREEFLTKFKNAYSEGFDPDRDLEQIGIANQTTMLKSETEQIGKLFERTMLKKYGPTELDRHFMSFNTICDATQERQDAMFNLVEENLTLMLVIGGYNSSNTTHLQEIAIERGIPSYHIDSAARIGPGNRIEHKPLGKDLEVTENWLPDGSIVVGVTSGASTPDKIVEEAIEKIFELKGLVAIA
- a CDS encoding GbsR/MarR family transcriptional regulator, with translation MDEEQRQFEIKRLIEESGLLFEMEGLPRMAGQIIGHLLFSRSPLVSSAELAEALQVTKGVISTTSRLLIQVELIERVKLMGDRRDYFRLKKRPWFHSFKQELYLISAYRQMAQRGLQAIEDYESERKEALQEMFELYSFLEREFPALIDRWEQEWATKQSKNSQKK
- a CDS encoding VWA domain-containing protein, producing MIAGRMRVLSLLISVFLLTALGGCNSNNTEEEVSQPSVTIEPTAESLTPERSPELAEDEAEAFYQELLAQHGENYHECLQPVEIELREAEKPDGFGESAPPSPKQLNVLVALDSSGSMAESVSGGQKIDIAKSAIAQFVSGLPKAAKVGLTVFGHKGSNSAADKAASCAGIENIYPLAQLDKPQFTESVKSFQPTGYTPLAATLERLQQNLSAYDGADHQNVVYLVSDGIETCDGDPVAAAKKLHASNAKVIVNVIGFDVNNEAQRQLKAVAEAGGGKFFSARNAADLQDVFRNRLQETIEFSRYQTTNRIDQGRVSTIMSIAIGKFSTCVSINLGRESTAISLTLGRLSPDDPRRKYSQYVKQKLRTRHENIQDWRDRVVGELENRRDVTLEKLQQDLDEVTREFTENMGNTNSP